In one Roseburia intestinalis L1-82 genomic region, the following are encoded:
- a CDS encoding RNA polymerase sigma factor, protein MTPNRREFEKQCTFQKFCKSVLHNEACNAHEEIRRRRVREVTFSDLALYEERQLYTVDKYFQDEEAEPSYQMAGKEITPKLLLEAIRALPEERRKIVLMYYFEGLTDVEIGKQLNISRSTVQYRRTSSFEQLKKYLEENADEWIEW, encoded by the coding sequence ATGACACCTAATCGCAGGGAATTTGAAAAGCAATGTACGTTTCAAAAGTTCTGTAAATCAGTGCTGCACAATGAAGCGTGCAACGCCCATGAAGAAATTCGTCGGCGCAGAGTTCGGGAAGTTACTTTTTCCGACCTTGCCTTGTATGAGGAACGGCAGCTTTATACCGTCGATAAGTATTTTCAAGACGAAGAAGCAGAGCCGTCTTATCAAATGGCAGGAAAAGAAATAACCCCAAAACTGCTGCTTGAAGCTATCCGGGCTTTACCCGAAGAACGGCGCAAAATTGTACTGATGTATTACTTTGAGGGATTGACTGATGTAGAAATCGGAAAGCAGCTCAATATCTCAAGAAGTACGGTACAGTATCGCCGGACAAGCTCCTTTGAGCAGTTAAAAAAATATTTGGAGGAAAACGCTGATGAATGGATTGAATGGTAA
- a CDS encoding DUF3847 domain-containing protein — MINEKLEKLNQEIAKGEARLRRAQHEEKILEHQVKQLTRKERTHRLCTRGAMLESFLLRPEVLTDEDVMDILKQAFSQSGMKEIVAESVKGRVAGESLTE; from the coding sequence ATGATAAATGAGAAGCTGGAAAAGCTGAATCAGGAGATTGCCAAAGGCGAAGCCAGACTGCGGCGGGCGCAGCATGAAGAAAAAATACTGGAACACCAGGTGAAGCAGCTTACCCGGAAGGAACGGACGCACCGGCTCTGTACCAGAGGAGCTATGCTGGAAAGTTTCCTTTTAAGGCCGGAAGTGCTGACAGACGAGGATGTGATGGACATTCTGAAACAGGCATTTTCTCAAAGTGGCATGAAGGAAATAGTTGCAGAAAGCGTGAAAGGGCGGGTAGCCGGGGAATCCCTTACGGAGTAA
- a CDS encoding DUF4315 family protein, translating to MANNKIDRINKEIAKTREKITEYQNKLKGLEAQKTEAENLEIVQLVRAMRLTPQELNAMLSGGGIPGMNTAPTIEAADYEEQEENADEE from the coding sequence ATGGCAAACAATAAAATCGACCGTATCAATAAGGAAATCGCAAAGACCCGCGAGAAAATCACAGAGTATCAGAACAAGTTAAAAGGACTGGAAGCGCAGAAAACCGAAGCGGAAAACCTTGAAATCGTACAGCTTGTACGAGCTATGCGTCTGACACCGCAGGAACTGAACGCTATGCTGTCCGGCGGCGGTATTCCCGGCATGAACACCGCGCCCACTATCGAAGCGGCAGACTACGAAGAACAGGAGGAAAATGCAGATGAAGAATAA
- a CDS encoding recombinase family protein: MMNGYEYTDMDAILAGSFRAAIYCRLSKDDDLDGESASIANQRDMLEKYCEKQGWEVVAVYQDDGYTGLNMERPDLKRMLKAIERRQINLVITKDLSRLGRNYLQTGTLIEDFFPRHGVRYIAMNDGIDTMRENNDIAPFKNILNEMYSKDISKKVHSSYLLKAQQGQFTGCIAPFGYQKDPEDKNHLLVDEETAPIVRQIFRWALEGHGPNFIRRRLEEQKVPCPTWWNRERGFRNVRTKWEKKDPVNGRYMWDFSVIKDILMNPVYTGAIASQKKDYRFKIGTIGEKKPQDWIVVEERHEPIVDRKSFDIVQDKLKSRQRSRQTGEISLFAGLLKCGECGKSLTIRYTNDKHPKQIYSCKTYNAYGKQHCTQHRVEYETLYRLVLNKIRECAKAALMDGEAVAGRLTNTCEAEQKGQREALERSLTKHEERIEVLEKMVLRLYEDMVAGRISEANFNLMLDKTQKEQAELKERVEQGRRKLADEIRLAVDAKQWVDAIQEYADITELDAATLNRLIKEIVVHEHIDSDKTRHISIEIHFNLKPIPEVEQVTA; the protein is encoded by the coding sequence ATGATGAACGGATATGAATATACAGACATGGACGCAATACTGGCAGGCAGCTTCCGGGCAGCCATCTATTGCAGGCTTTCCAAAGACGATGACCTTGACGGGGAGAGCGCCAGTATTGCCAACCAGCGGGATATGCTGGAAAAATACTGCGAAAAGCAGGGATGGGAGGTTGTGGCAGTCTATCAGGACGATGGCTACACGGGGCTGAACATGGAGCGCCCCGACCTGAAACGGATGCTCAAAGCCATCGAGCGCAGGCAGATAAACCTTGTCATAACGAAAGATTTATCGAGGTTGGGCAGAAATTATTTGCAGACCGGCACACTCATTGAGGACTTCTTTCCCCGCCACGGCGTCCGCTATATCGCCATGAATGACGGTATCGACACCATGCGGGAGAATAACGACATTGCGCCGTTCAAGAACATCCTCAACGAGATGTACAGCAAGGATATTTCCAAGAAGGTACATTCCTCTTACCTTCTGAAAGCCCAGCAAGGCCAGTTTACCGGCTGTATCGCCCCTTTCGGGTATCAGAAAGACCCGGAGGACAAAAACCATCTGCTGGTGGACGAGGAAACCGCCCCCATTGTCCGGCAAATCTTCCGCTGGGCGCTGGAAGGACACGGCCCGAACTTTATCCGGCGCAGGCTGGAAGAACAGAAGGTGCCTTGCCCTACATGGTGGAACCGGGAACGGGGCTTCCGCAATGTCCGCACTAAATGGGAAAAGAAAGACCCGGTAAACGGGCGGTATATGTGGGATTTTTCGGTAATCAAGGACATCCTGATGAATCCCGTCTATACCGGGGCTATCGCTTCCCAGAAGAAGGACTACCGCTTCAAAATCGGCACCATCGGGGAAAAAAAGCCGCAGGACTGGATTGTGGTGGAGGAACGGCATGAGCCGATTGTTGACCGCAAGAGCTTTGACATCGTGCAGGACAAGCTGAAATCCCGGCAGCGTTCCCGCCAGACCGGGGAAATCAGCCTGTTTGCGGGGCTTCTCAAATGTGGCGAGTGTGGGAAATCACTGACTATCCGCTACACCAACGACAAGCACCCGAAGCAGATTTATTCCTGTAAGACCTATAATGCCTATGGGAAACAGCACTGTACCCAGCACCGTGTGGAGTACGAAACCCTTTACCGCCTTGTGCTGAACAAAATCCGGGAATGTGCGAAGGCCGCCCTGATGGACGGGGAAGCTGTTGCCGGACGGCTTACCAACACCTGTGAAGCCGAGCAGAAAGGCCAGCGGGAAGCGTTGGAGCGTTCCCTGACGAAGCACGAGGAACGGATTGAGGTACTGGAAAAAATGGTGCTGCGGCTCTATGAGGACATGGTTGCCGGACGTATCAGCGAAGCAAACTTCAATCTCATGCTGGATAAGACGCAGAAGGAACAGGCTGAACTAAAGGAACGGGTTGAACAGGGGCGCAGGAAGCTGGCTGATGAAATCCGCCTTGCCGTGGACGCCAAGCAATGGGTGGACGCCATTCAGGAATACGCCGACATCACGGAGCTGGACGCTGCCACCCTCAACCGTCTGATTAAAGAAATCGTTGTCCATGAACACATCGACAGCGATAAGACACGACACATTTCTATTGAAATTCATTTTAATCTCAAACCCATCCCGGAGGTGGAACAGGTCACGGCCTGA
- a CDS encoding virulence-associated E family protein has product MLESTEKGSVRNSIRNCLTVFQNDPLLSGAIAKNLLTERVDIVKPIGYHRIGTAITDTDMNYLLLYLEETYGLTSEKKITAAIGIVANENGYHPVRDYLNGLSWDGQERIRYCLRHFLGADTDQYTYEALRLFLLGAIHRAFCPGCKFEVMLCLVGGQGAGKSTFFRLLAVKDEWFSDDLRKLDDDNVYRKLQGHWIIEMSEMIATANAKSIEEIKSFLSRQKEVYKIPYETHPEDRLRQCVFGGTSNALDFLPLDRSGNRRFLPVMVYPEQAEVHILEDEAASRAYLAQVWAEAMTVYRSGDFKLSFSPEMVRYLKEHQRDFMPEDTKAGMIQAYLDRYTGGMVCSKQLFKEALNHPFDEPKQWEIREVNDIMNHCVTGWNYFSNPRVFPEYGRQKGWERETKATDISNGAEKIPEGFEEVTEQMELPF; this is encoded by the coding sequence ATGCTGGAAAGCACCGAGAAAGGCAGCGTCCGCAACAGTATCCGCAACTGCCTGACCGTCTTTCAGAATGACCCGCTGCTTTCCGGGGCAATCGCAAAAAATCTGCTGACCGAGCGAGTGGACATTGTAAAGCCCATCGGCTACCACCGCATCGGCACCGCCATCACGGACACGGATATGAACTATCTGCTCCTGTATCTGGAAGAAACCTATGGGCTTACCAGTGAGAAAAAGATTACCGCCGCCATCGGGATTGTTGCCAATGAAAACGGCTACCACCCCGTCCGGGACTACCTGAACGGCCTTTCATGGGATGGGCAGGAGCGTATCCGCTATTGCCTGCGCCACTTTCTGGGAGCCGACACCGACCAGTACACCTATGAAGCCCTGCGGCTGTTCCTGCTGGGAGCCATCCACCGGGCATTTTGCCCCGGCTGTAAATTTGAAGTCATGCTCTGTCTGGTGGGCGGTCAGGGAGCCGGGAAATCCACCTTTTTCCGGCTGCTGGCAGTAAAAGACGAGTGGTTTTCCGATGATTTGCGGAAGCTGGATGATGATAACGTGTACCGCAAGCTGCAAGGCCACTGGATTATCGAGATGTCGGAGATGATTGCCACCGCCAATGCCAAGAGCATTGAGGAAATCAAGTCATTTTTAAGCCGACAGAAGGAGGTCTATAAAATCCCATACGAAACCCACCCGGAGGACAGGCTGCGGCAATGTGTGTTCGGCGGCACTTCCAATGCCCTTGACTTCCTGCCCCTTGACCGTTCCGGCAACCGGCGCTTCCTGCCGGTCATGGTGTACCCGGAACAGGCCGAGGTTCACATTTTGGAGGACGAAGCCGCTTCCAGAGCCTATCTTGCACAGGTCTGGGCAGAAGCCATGACGGTTTACCGCAGCGGGGATTTTAAGCTGTCTTTCAGCCCGGAAATGGTGCGCTATCTCAAAGAACACCAGCGGGATTTCATGCCGGAGGACACCAAGGCCGGGATGATACAGGCATACCTTGACCGCTATACCGGCGGCATGGTGTGTTCCAAGCAGCTTTTCAAGGAAGCCCTGAACCACCCCTTTGACGAGCCGAAGCAATGGGAAATCCGGGAAGTCAACGACATCATGAACCATTGCGTGACGGGCTGGAATTACTTTTCCAACCCCCGTGTGTTCCCGGAATACGGCAGGCAAAAGGGCTGGGAGCGTGAAACGAAAGCAACGGACATCAGCAACGGAGCTGAAAAAATCCCGGAAGGATTTGAGGAAGTCACGGAACAGATGGAGCTTCCCTTCTGA
- a CDS encoding immunoglobulin-like domain-containing protein translates to MKKIICMFLTLLLLVCIVGCSQTKNSDNHVVQDYSEEYEVSPYGSEEALDTLDDLKISMSAEKDLDLKHLSFLIENTSDKEYRYSPNYFEIETEQSGTWYQLEQLDDPSKSNEKDCFIKPNERLTLEIDVKSFYGELPAGHYRLIKQFAFFESERDWDYDTYNLSCEFTIR, encoded by the coding sequence ATGAAAAAAATAATATGTATGTTTCTAACTTTATTGCTATTGGTGTGTATTGTTGGGTGTAGTCAAACAAAGAACAGTGATAATCATGTAGTACAAGATTATTCCGAAGAATATGAGGTTTCTCCTTATGGAAGTGAAGAAGCACTTGACACTTTGGACGATTTGAAAATTTCAATGAGTGCAGAAAAGGATTTAGACTTAAAGCACCTTTCATTTCTAATAGAAAATACTTCTGATAAAGAATACCGATATTCACCAAATTATTTTGAAATAGAAACTGAACAATCCGGCACTTGGTATCAACTTGAACAGCTTGATGACCCTTCAAAGAGCAATGAAAAGGATTGTTTTATTAAGCCTAACGAACGATTAACATTAGAAATTGATGTTAAAAGTTTTTATGGAGAATTGCCTGCGGGACACTATCGTTTGATTAAACAATTTGCGTTCTTTGAAAGTGAAAGAGATTGGGATTACGATACATATAATTTATCTTGCGAATTTACGATAAGGTAA
- a CDS encoding excisionase — translation MNKSNSSEEKELHLYKETEVKVPIHLKITLTIKEAAEYSNIGINKIDSMLKQPNCPFVLYVGTRKLVKRKEFEEYIRRELII, via the coding sequence ATGAATAAATCAAATAGCAGTGAAGAAAAAGAACTGCATTTATATAAGGAAACAGAAGTAAAAGTTCCTATTCATTTGAAAATAACATTAACAATAAAGGAAGCGGCTGAATATAGCAACATAGGTATCAATAAGATTGACTCCATGTTAAAACAGCCAAACTGCCCTTTTGTTTTATATGTTGGAACACGAAAGTTAGTGAAGCGTAAAGAATTTGAGGAATACATTCGCCGAGAATTGATTATATAG
- a CDS encoding sensor histidine kinase translates to MKDCLSKNNETMFRQFAEQRRLNAAFSHDLRTPLTLLKGHATMLLSFIPKGLVSQEEILDEISVMSKNISRLEKYVNAMTNLYRLEDIDIPRQQITFHSLIDNFNNTAEALCYDKHFSITASGDNITLFINLDTVMQIYENLLSNSIRYAKSDIAISVVIENNNLVISVSDDGCGFKNIEIEKATLPFYKSSKDISTEHLGLGLNISKILSERHGGNIQIANNKAGGACVTVKINCNES, encoded by the coding sequence ATGAAAGATTGTTTGTCGAAAAATAATGAAACTATGTTTAGACAATTTGCTGAACAGCGCCGTTTGAATGCTGCTTTTTCACATGACTTACGCACTCCTTTGACTTTACTAAAGGGACATGCTACTATGTTGCTTTCCTTTATTCCCAAAGGCTTAGTATCACAAGAAGAAATATTAGACGAAATATCAGTAATGTCAAAAAATATTTCACGTCTTGAAAAATATGTAAATGCTATGACGAACTTATACAGGTTAGAGGATATTGATATTCCACGACAACAGATTACATTTCATTCACTTATTGATAATTTTAATAACACAGCAGAAGCACTTTGTTATGACAAACATTTTTCAATTACTGCAAGCGGTGATAATATAACCTTGTTTATCAATTTAGATACAGTCATGCAGATTTATGAAAATTTACTCTCTAATAGTATTAGATATGCAAAAAGTGATATTGCTATTAGCGTAGTAATAGAGAATAATAATTTGGTTATATCTGTTTCAGACGATGGTTGCGGGTTTAAAAATATTGAGATTGAAAAAGCAACATTACCATTTTATAAATCATCGAAAGATATATCTACTGAACATTTGGGGTTAGGGCTGAATATTAGTAAGATTTTAAGTGAAAGACATGGCGGAAATATCCAAATTGCTAATAATAAAGCAGGGGGAGCATGTGTTACAGTGAAAATAAATTGCAATGAAAGTTGA
- a CDS encoding CHC2 zinc finger domain-containing protein, whose protein sequence is MNVFKAVKQSVTTRQAAEHFGIRVGRNGMCVCPFHADKNPSMKVDRRFHCFGCQADGDVIDFVSRLEAVSPKEAALMLAQEFSIPYEDREPPGRRKPKPRQETPEQRFCRMERYCFRVLSDYYHLLRRWKRDYAPKMPEEAWHPLFVEALQKQSHVEYLLDVLLSPDMEERAVLIVDYGKEVSNLERRMAELAAQDTAGRRTDHTRSSPAPEH, encoded by the coding sequence TTGAATGTATTTAAAGCTGTCAAGCAGTCTGTTACCACCCGGCAGGCTGCGGAGCATTTTGGAATCCGGGTGGGACGAAACGGGATGTGTGTCTGCCCCTTCCATGCTGATAAAAACCCCAGCATGAAGGTTGACCGGCGCTTTCACTGTTTCGGCTGTCAGGCAGACGGGGATGTGATTGACTTTGTTTCCCGTCTGGAAGCTGTCAGTCCGAAGGAAGCCGCCCTCATGCTGGCGCAGGAGTTCTCCATCCCCTATGAGGACAGGGAACCACCCGGCAGGAGAAAACCCAAACCCCGGCAGGAAACCCCGGAACAGCGGTTTTGCCGCATGGAGCGTTACTGCTTCCGGGTGCTGTCCGATTATTACCATCTTCTGCGCCGCTGGAAACGGGACTATGCCCCTAAGATGCCGGAAGAAGCATGGCACCCGCTTTTTGTGGAAGCCTTGCAGAAGCAATCCCATGTGGAATATCTGCTGGATGTGCTGCTCTCCCCGGATATGGAGGAACGGGCAGTCCTTATCGTTGACTATGGAAAGGAAGTGAGCAATCTTGAAAGACGAATGGCAGAGCTTGCCGCCCAAGATACGGCAGGCCGCAGAACAGACCATACAAGAAGCAGCCCCGCCCCGGAGCATTGA
- a CDS encoding SdpI family protein, whose product MYGLIALNFIIPFVMVFVGYILKKHPVKDMTSGNGYNTPTSRKSQEHWDYAQSIAPNIFIGIGKTLGLVEIVLCISLLLLNISTQTTVFAGVVVGIIFLIFGFYKTETGITSKFANKNF is encoded by the coding sequence ATGTATGGATTGATTGCTTTGAATTTCATCATACCCTTTGTTATGGTTTTTGTAGGATATATCTTAAAGAAGCACCCGGTAAAAGATATGACATCCGGTAACGGATACAATACGCCTACATCTCGGAAGTCACAAGAGCATTGGGATTATGCACAAAGCATAGCACCTAATATTTTTATTGGTATTGGCAAAACATTAGGTTTGGTAGAAATCGTTTTGTGTATATCCTTACTTCTTCTTAATATTTCTACACAGACTACCGTATTTGCAGGAGTAGTTGTTGGAATTATTTTTCTGATTTTTGGATTTTATAAAACAGAAACTGGAATTACAAGTAAATTTGCGAACAAAAACTTTTAA
- a CDS encoding tyrosine-type recombinase/integrase produces MGKNLKGKECGKGICQRKDGLYFARFYAKNGARQNGYFKTLPEAKKWLADAKYEDTHNLIVTAPDMTVDKWFNYWIDNIICDLAPNTIRNYRERYEKNIQPLIGTMCIADVKPMHCKAVLNRMETEYAGSTIRQTYISMGTMFKSAVMNDIIAKHPMNGVRYTKPVRAVDDIKYLTVEEQEKFLEAAERSHNYRQYALLLETGLRTAELIGLTWDAIDWKKRTLTVNKSLEYRHSRRYWRAGPPKTKKSYRTIPLTERAYTILKSCYDEKDTRKESEMLSQILEYTDSRTGEKKCLVMRDLVFINWRTGEPAKNSSYDTHLYKLCDEAGIKRFCMHALRHTYATRAIERGVQPKVLQQLLGHASIKTTMDRYVHVTDESLAKAVQQFEAATPTVEKRV; encoded by the coding sequence ATGGGAAAAAATTTAAAAGGCAAAGAGTGTGGGAAAGGTATTTGTCAAAGAAAGGACGGTTTGTATTTCGCAAGATTTTATGCTAAAAATGGTGCGCGTCAAAATGGATATTTCAAAACGCTGCCCGAAGCAAAAAAATGGCTTGCTGACGCAAAGTATGAAGATACACATAATCTAATCGTTACTGCGCCTGATATGACAGTAGATAAATGGTTCAATTATTGGATTGATAATATCATTTGTGACCTTGCGCCAAATACGATAAGAAATTATCGTGAGCGTTACGAAAAAAATATTCAACCATTGATAGGAACTATGTGTATAGCTGATGTAAAACCTATGCACTGTAAAGCTGTCTTAAATCGAATGGAAACAGAATATGCAGGCTCAACAATCCGGCAGACCTATATTTCAATGGGAACTATGTTCAAATCAGCAGTTATGAATGATATTATTGCAAAGCACCCTATGAATGGTGTTCGATATACGAAACCAGTCCGGGCAGTAGATGATATTAAATACTTAACCGTTGAGGAACAGGAAAAGTTTCTTGAAGCCGCAGAGCGTTCTCATAATTATAGACAGTATGCTTTGTTATTAGAAACGGGTTTGAGAACGGCTGAATTGATTGGTCTGACATGGGACGCTATTGATTGGAAAAAACGTACTTTAACTGTAAATAAGAGTTTAGAGTATCGACACAGCCGGAGATATTGGCGTGCCGGTCCGCCTAAAACGAAAAAAAGTTATCGTACTATTCCGCTTACAGAACGCGCATATACAATCCTAAAAAGTTGTTATGATGAAAAAGATACCCGGAAAGAGTCTGAAATGCTTTCACAGATTTTGGAGTACACAGACAGCAGAACGGGAGAAAAGAAATGTCTTGTCATGCGGGATTTGGTATTTATCAACTGGCGAACAGGAGAACCTGCTAAAAACAGTTCCTACGATACACATTTATATAAATTGTGTGATGAAGCTGGTATTAAGCGTTTTTGTATGCACGCCTTACGACACACTTATGCTACACGCGCGATTGAACGCGGCGTACAACCTAAAGTTTTACAGCAACTATTAGGACACGCAAGTATTAAAACAACAATGGACAGGTATGTCCATGTTACGGACGAGTCCCTTGCAAAAGCTGTTCAGCAATTTGAAGCAGCTACACCCACAGTTGAAAAAAGGGTGTAA
- a CDS encoding helix-turn-helix domain-containing protein — protein MNGLNGKPTEYPENALVPYPVILAASKGDPDAMKIVLQHFSGYIASLSMRKLYDERGNVYFGVDEEIRERLQAKLMRAILTFRAE, from the coding sequence ATGAATGGATTGAATGGTAAACCGACCGAGTACCCGGAAAATGCCCTTGTTCCCTATCCCGTTATTTTGGCGGCGAGCAAAGGCGACCCGGATGCAATGAAGATTGTATTGCAGCATTTCAGCGGCTACATAGCAAGTCTTTCCATGCGGAAGCTCTATGATGAGCGAGGAAATGTTTATTTTGGAGTAGACGAAGAAATACGTGAAAGGCTGCAAGCAAAACTAATGAGGGCAATCCTCACATTTAGGGCTGAATAA
- the mobQ gene encoding MobQ family relaxase produces MPCPHHDIKIIQRSNHQSAVASAAYQSGERLFSEYDQKQKYYSHKSEIVHTEIMLPPHAPPAYADRNTLWNAAEAIEKQWNSQLARRIVLAIPREIPPEQHADLIRDYCREFFVSKGMIADFAIHDKGNGNPHAHILLTMRAMDENGKWLPKSRKVYDLDENGERIRLPSGSWKSHKEDTVDWNDQKYGEIWRQGWAATANRYLEANGRPERLDLRSYERQGLDKIPTVHMGPAVSQMEKRGIQTNIGNLNRDIKAANSLMQSIRQMVRHLKGWIADLKEKKAALLEALQESKEPTLPELLGKYLDLRREERTGWTSKGQLTGSVADFNKVMEAIRYLREKELSTVQSLDAYLDTVSGQAVSIRAEMKPKEQRMKEINTLLSHIANFEAHKPVHVEYAAIRFKKPREQFAAAHRDELDAYNAAIRYFKVHLKEKKYSIKKLNEEQTQLAGEVAGYKERLSALQEDVKILRDVRHWLNQVLPSEQYRQTAEPGKKPSIQQAVKGRTQRIREEQAEKRKQPRTEKKQDMEL; encoded by the coding sequence ATGCCCTGTCCACACCATGATATAAAAATAATCCAGCGCAGCAACCACCAGTCAGCCGTTGCGTCTGCCGCCTACCAGAGTGGGGAACGGCTGTTTTCCGAGTACGACCAGAAGCAGAAATACTATTCCCATAAAAGCGAGATTGTCCATACAGAAATCATGCTGCCGCCCCACGCCCCACCAGCGTATGCAGACCGCAATACTTTGTGGAACGCCGCCGAAGCTATCGAGAAGCAATGGAACTCCCAGCTTGCCCGGAGAATCGTGCTTGCCATACCGAGGGAAATCCCCCCGGAACAGCACGCCGACCTTATCCGGGACTACTGCCGGGAGTTTTTTGTTTCTAAAGGCATGATTGCCGATTTTGCCATCCACGACAAAGGGAATGGGAATCCCCACGCCCACATCCTGCTGACCATGCGGGCAATGGACGAAAACGGGAAATGGCTTCCCAAGAGCCGGAAGGTTTATGACCTTGACGAGAACGGCGAGCGTATCCGGCTCCCGTCCGGGAGCTGGAAAAGCCACAAGGAGGATACCGTGGACTGGAACGACCAGAAGTACGGAGAGATCTGGCGGCAGGGCTGGGCGGCTACCGCTAACCGCTATCTGGAAGCCAACGGACGCCCGGAGCGCCTTGACCTTCGTTCCTATGAACGGCAGGGGCTTGATAAAATCCCCACCGTCCATATGGGGCCAGCAGTCAGCCAGATGGAGAAACGAGGGATACAGACCAACATCGGCAACTTGAACCGGGACATCAAAGCCGCCAATTCCCTTATGCAATCTATCCGGCAGATGGTACGCCACCTGAAAGGCTGGATTGCAGACCTGAAGGAGAAAAAAGCCGCCCTGCTGGAAGCCTTGCAGGAATCGAAGGAACCCACCCTGCCGGAGCTGCTGGGGAAATATCTGGATTTGCGCCGGGAGGAACGTACAGGCTGGACAAGCAAAGGCCAGCTTACAGGCAGCGTTGCCGATTTCAACAAGGTTATGGAAGCTATCCGCTATCTGCGGGAAAAGGAGCTGTCCACTGTGCAGAGTTTGGACGCTTATCTGGATACCGTCAGCGGGCAGGCCGTTTCCATCCGGGCAGAGATGAAGCCGAAAGAACAGCGTATGAAAGAAATCAACACCCTGCTTTCCCATATCGCCAACTTTGAAGCCCATAAGCCGGTTCATGTGGAGTATGCTGCCATCCGGTTTAAGAAGCCACGGGAACAGTTTGCCGCCGCCCATCGGGACGAGCTGGACGCCTATAATGCCGCTATCCGTTATTTCAAGGTGCATTTGAAGGAGAAGAAGTACAGCATTAAAAAGCTGAATGAGGAACAGACACAGCTTGCCGGAGAAGTTGCCGGATATAAGGAACGGTTGTCCGCATTACAGGAGGATGTGAAGATTCTCCGGGATGTGCGTCACTGGCTCAATCAGGTTCTTCCGTCTGAACAGTACCGCCAGACCGCCGAGCCGGGAAAGAAACCGTCCATCCAGCAGGCAGTCAAAGGCCGGACGCAGCGTATCCGGGAAGAACAGGCCGAGAAACGGAAGCAGCCCCGCACAGAGAAAAAACAGGATATGGAACTTTAA